In Marinicauda algicola, one DNA window encodes the following:
- a CDS encoding UrcA family protein, with the protein MSLPRHLALAALAVGLAAFQPVPAAAQPVPAQSRAIEVHAADLATPQQAEALYRRIEAAAISACRAENRHGADYARSIRLCSADAIARTIAAIDSPLLIARHREQFPALALASRE; encoded by the coding sequence ATGTCTCTTCCCCGCCATCTCGCCCTCGCCGCCCTCGCTGTCGGCCTTGCGGCTTTCCAGCCTGTCCCGGCTGCCGCCCAGCCCGTCCCGGCCCAGTCGCGTGCGATCGAAGTCCACGCCGCGGACCTGGCTACGCCGCAGCAGGCTGAAGCCCTCTACCGGCGCATCGAGGCGGCCGCGATCAGTGCCTGCCGCGCGGAGAACCGGCACGGCGCAGACTATGCCCGTTCGATCCGGCTGTGCTCGGCCGACGCCATCGCCCGCACGATCGCGGCGATCGACTCCCCGCTCCTCATCGCCCGCCATCGCGAGCAGTTCCCGGCACTGGCGCTTGCCAGCCGCGAGTGA
- a CDS encoding YybH family protein has product MTLASLTASLALAATLPPPEQCTGSGPDVAEICAVLEAQQAAWNSGDIYGFMQGYWQSDEMRFASGGAVTTGWEETLQRYLTRYDSRAAMGELAFTGVEVDQVSAGAAVVFGHWQLFREHDAPRGLFTLVFREIDGSWVIVHDHTSSE; this is encoded by the coding sequence ATGACCCTTGCGAGCCTCACGGCGAGCCTTGCGCTCGCGGCCACGCTCCCTCCACCCGAGCAATGCACCGGCTCCGGGCCGGACGTCGCCGAGATCTGCGCCGTACTCGAGGCGCAGCAAGCGGCATGGAACAGCGGCGACATCTACGGCTTCATGCAGGGCTACTGGCAGAGCGATGAGATGCGCTTCGCTTCGGGCGGCGCGGTGACGACCGGGTGGGAGGAGACCCTGCAGCGCTATCTCACCCGCTATGATTCGCGCGCCGCGATGGGCGAGCTGGCCTTCACCGGCGTCGAGGTGGACCAGGTCTCCGCCGGTGCCGCCGTCGTGTTCGGTCACTGGCAGCTGTTCCGGGAGCACGATGCGCCGCGCGGGCTCTTCACCCTCGTCTTCCGCGAGATCGACGGGAGCTGGGTGATCGTCCACGACCATACGTCCAGCGAATAG
- the recQ gene encoding DNA helicase RecQ: MAELFGFRDFRPGQAEILEAVLAGEDVLAVMPTGRGKSLCYQLPAVVRGGLTLVVSPLIALMRDQVSALQANGIEAGSLTSADDPASREQTWDRLDAGTLRLLYLAPERLAVPGLAERLGRAGLTMIAVDEAHCVSQWGHDFRPEYLRIAELAEMAGRPQIAAFTATADAAARRDIAQRLFTRAPREFVAGFDRPNLHLAVAAKRSGFHQVRDFVKARPERSGIVYCASRKACEDYAERLQAEDVDALAYHAGLDGASRGERQDRFVKEEGVVMCATVAFGMGVDKPDVRYVVHAALPKSMEAYYQEIGRAGRDGDPADTLMLWSLGDAALRRRQIAESEADDARKAMELRRLGALIAYCEAPRCRRQTLLAYFGDRAEPCGNCDLCDDPPALIDGTVLAQKAMSAIARTGQRFGLEHLVSVLRGVNTDKVAARGHDRLPTFGIGDDLSKDQWMSVFRQLFAAGAIDQPIDGHGEWVITPEGKEILFGKAGIELRPPEDKRGARVARHRPSDASEALTSGRDRDLYEALRRLRGELARESGKPAYTVFADRTLIDMALTRPSSREEMAQVFGVGARKLERYGDLFLDLIAREG; the protein is encoded by the coding sequence ATGGCCGAACTCTTCGGTTTCCGGGATTTCCGGCCCGGCCAGGCGGAAATCCTGGAAGCCGTCCTCGCCGGCGAGGACGTGCTCGCCGTGATGCCGACCGGGCGCGGCAAGTCGCTGTGCTACCAGCTGCCGGCGGTCGTGCGCGGCGGGCTGACTCTCGTCGTCTCACCGCTGATCGCGCTGATGCGCGACCAGGTGTCTGCCCTGCAGGCCAACGGTATCGAGGCTGGAAGCCTTACCTCCGCCGACGATCCCGCGAGCCGAGAGCAGACCTGGGACCGGCTCGATGCCGGCACGCTGCGCCTGCTCTATCTCGCCCCCGAACGTCTTGCCGTGCCGGGCCTCGCCGAGCGGCTCGGGCGCGCCGGCCTGACCATGATCGCGGTCGACGAGGCCCACTGCGTCTCCCAGTGGGGCCATGATTTCCGGCCCGAATACCTGCGCATCGCCGAGCTTGCGGAGATGGCAGGCCGGCCGCAGATCGCCGCCTTTACGGCCACCGCCGACGCCGCGGCCCGGCGCGACATCGCGCAGCGCCTCTTCACACGCGCGCCGCGCGAGTTCGTCGCCGGTTTCGACCGGCCGAACCTGCATCTCGCGGTCGCTGCCAAGCGATCGGGCTTCCACCAGGTACGCGATTTCGTGAAGGCGCGCCCGGAGCGGTCCGGCATTGTCTATTGCGCCAGCCGCAAGGCCTGCGAGGACTATGCCGAGCGCCTGCAGGCCGAGGACGTCGACGCCCTCGCCTACCATGCCGGACTCGACGGGGCGTCGCGCGGCGAGCGCCAGGACCGCTTCGTCAAGGAGGAAGGGGTGGTGATGTGCGCCACCGTCGCCTTCGGCATGGGCGTGGACAAGCCGGATGTGCGCTATGTCGTCCATGCCGCCCTGCCCAAGTCCATGGAAGCCTATTACCAGGAGATCGGGCGTGCGGGCCGGGACGGCGACCCGGCCGACACCCTCATGCTCTGGTCGCTCGGCGACGCCGCGCTGCGCCGGCGCCAGATCGCCGAGAGCGAGGCCGACGATGCCCGCAAGGCCATGGAGCTGAGGCGGCTCGGTGCCCTCATCGCCTATTGCGAGGCCCCGCGCTGCCGGCGCCAGACCCTGCTTGCCTATTTCGGCGACCGTGCGGAGCCGTGCGGCAATTGCGACCTGTGCGACGATCCCCCGGCCCTGATCGACGGCACGGTGCTCGCCCAGAAGGCGATGAGCGCGATCGCGCGCACCGGTCAGCGATTCGGCCTCGAACATCTGGTCAGCGTGCTGCGCGGCGTGAATACGGACAAGGTCGCTGCGCGCGGCCATGACCGGCTGCCGACCTTCGGCATCGGCGACGACCTGTCCAAGGACCAGTGGATGAGCGTGTTCCGCCAGCTCTTCGCGGCCGGGGCGATCGACCAGCCCATCGATGGGCACGGAGAATGGGTGATCACGCCTGAAGGCAAGGAGATCCTGTTCGGCAAGGCCGGGATCGAACTGCGTCCGCCCGAAGACAAGCGCGGTGCACGCGTTGCCCGCCACCGCCCGTCCGATGCCTCCGAGGCGCTGACGTCCGGGCGCGACCGTGACCTCTACGAGGCGCTGCGCCGCCTGCGCGGCGAACTGGCGCGCGAAAGCGGCAAGCCGGCCTACACCGTGTTCGCAGACCGCACCCTGATCGACATGGCGCTGACCCGGCCGTCCAGCCGGGAGGAAATGGCGCAGGTATTCGGTGTCGGCGCCCGCAAGCTCGAGCGTTACGGCGACCTCTTCCTCGACCTGATCGCGCGCGAGGGCTGA
- a CDS encoding CaiB/BaiF CoA transferase family protein has protein sequence MTEGALSHIKVLDLSRVLAGPWCAQILGDLGADVIKVENPASGDDTRGWGPPFVTGEDGEPGDAAYYLCANRNKRAIAVNMASAQGQEIIRRLAAQSDVVIENFKTGGLKKYGLDYESLKAVKPDLVYCSITGFGQTGPRAGLPGYDFLIQAMGGLMSITGHDQPTKAGIPIVDLFTGVYAATAILAALAARDRGQGGQHVDMALFDVQAAMLANQAENFLVGGKVPGLSGNAHPNIVPYQDFPTSDGRIAVAVGSDGQFARFAAALGRPDWAEDPRFARNAGRVENREVLVSEITLVLSRESAAHWEARLNEAGVPCGPIHTIAQVFGDSQAEARSLRLDMARASGTVPLVASPLRLSATPPAYHRPPPGFAEHTDEVLVERLGATPCELKNWKEQGTIR, from the coding sequence GTGACCGAAGGCGCATTGTCCCACATCAAGGTGCTCGACCTGTCCCGCGTGCTCGCCGGGCCCTGGTGCGCTCAGATCCTCGGCGATCTCGGAGCCGACGTGATCAAGGTCGAAAACCCCGCTTCCGGCGACGATACGCGCGGCTGGGGGCCGCCCTTCGTGACCGGCGAAGACGGCGAGCCGGGCGACGCGGCCTATTACCTGTGCGCCAACCGGAACAAGCGGGCGATCGCGGTCAACATGGCCAGCGCGCAGGGTCAGGAGATCATTCGCAGGCTCGCCGCGCAGAGCGATGTGGTGATCGAGAACTTCAAGACCGGCGGGCTGAAGAAGTACGGGCTCGACTATGAGAGCCTGAAAGCGGTGAAGCCCGATCTGGTCTACTGTTCCATCACCGGTTTCGGCCAGACCGGGCCGCGAGCGGGTCTTCCCGGCTACGACTTCCTCATTCAGGCGATGGGCGGGCTGATGTCGATCACCGGCCACGATCAGCCCACCAAGGCGGGCATTCCGATCGTCGACCTGTTCACCGGCGTCTATGCCGCCACGGCGATCCTGGCGGCGCTCGCCGCGCGCGATCGCGGCCAGGGCGGGCAGCATGTCGACATGGCGCTGTTCGACGTTCAGGCCGCGATGCTCGCAAACCAGGCCGAGAATTTCCTCGTCGGCGGCAAGGTGCCCGGCCTGTCGGGCAATGCCCATCCCAACATCGTGCCGTATCAGGACTTTCCCACCTCGGACGGGCGGATCGCGGTGGCTGTCGGCTCGGATGGCCAGTTCGCGCGCTTCGCCGCCGCGCTCGGCCGGCCCGACTGGGCGGAGGATCCGCGCTTTGCCAGGAATGCCGGCCGCGTGGAGAATCGCGAGGTGCTTGTGAGCGAGATCACGCTGGTGCTCTCGCGCGAAAGCGCAGCTCACTGGGAGGCGCGCCTGAACGAAGCCGGCGTGCCCTGCGGTCCGATCCACACCATCGCCCAGGTCTTTGGCGATTCCCAGGCCGAGGCCCGATCGCTGCGCCTCGACATGGCCCGTGCGAGCGGCACGGTTCCGCTCGTGGCCAGTCCGCTGCGCCTCTCGGCGACGCCGCCGGCCTACCACAGGCCGCCGCCCGGTTTCGCCGAACATACCGACGAGGTGCTGGTCGAACGCCTCGGCGCAACACCCTGCGAGCTGAAAAATTGGAAGGAGCAGGGAACCATCCGCTAG
- a CDS encoding OmpA family protein produces the protein MKKRLLTAAAVGAFLAAPSAAFADEGWYVRGALGYGAPGDTDVTGLLDGEIQGESDLREALAIGYEWANNYRLEGELAHRYTDTGAVGNFEDSYSKFQQWSLMLNGYYDFDTGSWWTPYIGAGLGVVESEGSFAGWTTGSRPPGNTGASDPRFLEGDNTEQALAWNLMAGIGWDLSPQLTLDTEYRYFHAGEMDYFGDPAVHVDGMGGHEAWVGLRYLFAAPPPPPPPPPPPPPPPPPPPPPPPPPPPPPACEDIGRVVYFEWDRSNVTDQARAVINAAINDARECGVASVEVAGHADRSGPASYNVGLSERRARAVRDELVRLGVPASAITLEAFGESRPAVETPDGVREPLNRRAEITIDLR, from the coding sequence ATGAAAAAACGGCTTCTCACAGCAGCCGCTGTCGGAGCCTTCCTGGCTGCGCCGTCTGCGGCGTTTGCCGATGAAGGTTGGTATGTCCGCGGCGCACTTGGCTACGGAGCGCCCGGTGACACCGATGTCACGGGTCTTCTCGACGGCGAAATCCAGGGCGAGAGCGATCTGCGCGAAGCCCTGGCGATCGGTTATGAGTGGGCCAACAACTACCGGCTCGAGGGCGAACTCGCGCACCGGTACACCGATACCGGTGCGGTCGGGAATTTCGAGGATAGCTACTCGAAGTTCCAGCAATGGTCCTTGATGCTGAACGGCTACTACGACTTCGACACGGGCTCCTGGTGGACGCCCTATATCGGCGCCGGCCTCGGCGTCGTGGAGTCGGAGGGCTCGTTCGCCGGCTGGACCACGGGCTCGCGCCCGCCGGGCAATACCGGCGCCAGCGACCCGCGCTTCCTGGAAGGGGACAACACCGAGCAGGCGCTCGCGTGGAACCTGATGGCCGGCATCGGCTGGGACCTCAGCCCGCAGCTCACGCTCGACACGGAGTATCGCTACTTCCACGCCGGCGAGATGGACTATTTCGGCGATCCCGCTGTCCATGTCGACGGCATGGGGGGGCACGAGGCCTGGGTCGGCCTGCGCTACCTGTTCGCGGCTCCGCCCCCGCCGCCTCCTCCGCCGCCTCCGCCGCCTCCGCCCCCGCCTCCGCCGCCTCCGCCCCCGCCGCCTCCGCCGCCTCCGCCGGCGTGCGAGGACATCGGCCGCGTGGTGTATTTCGAGTGGGATCGCTCGAACGTCACCGACCAGGCGCGTGCGGTGATCAACGCGGCGATCAACGACGCGCGTGAGTGCGGCGTCGCCTCGGTCGAGGTTGCCGGTCACGCGGACCGCTCCGGCCCGGCCAGCTACAATGTCGGCCTGTCCGAGCGGCGTGCCCGCGCGGTGCGGGACGAGCTGGTGCGCCTCGGCGTCCCGGCCTCGGCCATCACGCTGGAAGCCTTCGGCGAGAGCCGCCCGGCGGTCGAGACGCCCGACGGCGTTCGCGAGCCGCTCAACCGGCGCGCCGAGATCACGATCGACCTGCGCTAG